The sequence TGTTCTTCTCTGTGTTTGGGTCATCTCCCCCCATCCAAGGGGAGAAATCTAGATGAGGTTTAAGAATCAGTGCTTTAAGAATGTGGATCTCGTAGTTGAAACCTTGGAACACGTGTTTTCAGCACAAGGTGTTAAAGTGAATGGAAGGATTTAGCGCCTTTTCAAGGAGGCTGTCTCCATGTGGGCAGAACTAGAGAATAAAAGGGTcttgaataaaaaagaagaagaagaaagaaagaatctttGCTTTCTAGGCAGATTActcaaaatgtaaagaaaactcTTCTACTACCTCTTATGAAGAGCAGACCAATAATCTaaggaaatgtttccattttaacagagaaaatcaaattcTAGTTTTGCATCAGTGTACTATTTGATATTatagctcatttttttaaatcttataaacAAACCCACTGAACTTTAGCCAGCTTTGACCACAAGAGATAAAATCTCCTCTGAGAACTATATCCATTCAGGTTTTGTCCTACACTTCCATCTTTTTCATTCTGGAACAACTAGTCATTTTACTTTAgtcttttatttaacaaaaacacATCCTGCATAGTTAATTTAGTATAAGTGTAATGTTTTAAGTGAGCAAAAGATCTTGGAAACTATCTTTAAGACTGACATACTACATATGAAAAAATTACTGCTAAAATAAAGTTTTGTGAGGACAAATTCACTGTCACTAATTCCTGAGGATTTTGAGTATTCAATTTATAAAAGCACTTAAGTATCTCTAAAGCAATAATAATGGAGCTCCTTGAAAGACTTTTATAATCTAATTTGGTAATACCATCAAGGTAGGAAacattatatacacatacatacacacaaaagcataaaataaataagtcctggggatgtaatgtacagcatggagactgtagttaataatactgtactgtatatttgaaattggCTGAGAGAGTAGATGTTTAAAATTCtcctgataagaaaaaaaaaagctatgtgtggtgataaatgtttgctagacttatcatggtgatcattttgcaacatatacaaacacacctgaaactaatataatgttacatgtttTCAAACATATTTCTTAACCTCCGCTGTCTTCCAGCATGGCGGTCAGAACCCCTCTTCCCATGGTATCACCCTTTATGACACCTTCTCATACCTGTAATGCTACGTGGCTGAGTGGGGGCTTCATGGAGCCACAGTGGGCTAGTGTTATGAGATCCCTCAAGTAAAATGTCTCACTTGGAGTCCATAACTTTCTGACACCAGCAGGTAACCCCTTTATCTTGGCATGGGAAGGAGAATGATTTAACAGCCTCTCAACAGTACGTTCCAATTAAGTAAGGCATGTTCAGGTCTGTGTTCTCCTTCTCTGATATAGGAAATATCTGGACTTAAAGGtaatctttaatttaaaattttgtccgcttttaatatttttattaaaacgtTATCGAAAAGCCTCTTCTTCTGTGTCCcgaataaagcaaaagaaatctaTTCTGTCACCAGATGACCACAACTTCTGGTCCGAAAAGTGACTACAGGCTTCAGAGCCTTGGTACTCCAAGCGTAGTCAGGGATCTGCAGCATGGGAGTCACCTAGCTTTCAAGAAacgcagaatctcaggcccaccCCGGTCCTCCTGAATCAGAACTTTCATTTTTACCAAGATCTACCAGATTTGCAGATTTCCAGTGCGATAACCTGAGCTCCCCCCACGCCGTTCTCTGGAACAGCGAGTCCCGCGGGCCACAGGGAAAATATTCCAGTCTTCCTTCTGTGGAagaaattttctttggaaaagggCGGGAGGCAGTTTGGGTACTAGGTGGGTAGCACTAGGTGGCTAGTACTAGGCTGTGAAGTCGAGGGAATAATGGGagaatgtaattctttgaaagtttTCGGTCTCTTGGTGAATACGAAACATTTTCGTGCCCTTGCATTTTTACCGGAAGCAGCTGTATTTCTGCTGTCCTCCCCTAGAAAACagaccaattaaaaaaacaatcaggaTTTCATTTAGTAAGCACCCACCGGGCTTTAACTTTTGCACCCGGCCCTACGCTGACCTCTTGGAATATTCAAATAGGGAGAGCGACTGGTGACTGTCACGCCACAGCTCCCGTTCAATGGGGACTAGACATGCTAAACAAGAGCCAagatggctgctgggcctggcgTGGCACGTGGTGGGTCTGGCGGTCTCCTTCCAGGGACCAGCCTAGGAATTGCAGGGGACCCTATTCCACACCTGACCCCGCGCACAGTCCAAGGCTGGATTCCGTCCAGCTCTGCAGTTTAAGGTGCCCCGGTTTAATTCGAACTCCGTCCGCCTAGTTGCGCACACGGGCGCAGGGCGGGGCGAGGGCTCCCCCTTCCGAGGGGGGGATGGTGGGCGCCACGCTGCTAGGGCGCCACGCTGCTAGGGCGCAGGCGCGAGTGGGCCGTGTGCAGCTCTGCCGGGCGGGGAGCgtggggagcgggggcgggggggcggggagcgggggcgggggggcggggagttTGTAGCCCGACAGCCCCTTTCCACGGGCTGCCGGCCCAGTGTGCACCGCGCGAGCCGTGGTAACGGACGCGTGGTGGTCGTGGTGCACAGGCGCTTCGGCCTGTAGGCATCTCCAGCAGGTACTGGTCGGGGCCCGGGGCACAGAGAGCCATCCGAACCGCGTGGGGTTCCGCACAGTGACCCTTGCCATCTCCCTTGGCGTCCCAGGGGTTGGTGGCTCCAGGTTTCCCCTGGAAATGGGATCCCACTACATCAGGCATGGCACCGCATCCATTCCGTGCCATTTCCAGGCACCGCGACCAGCCTAGGAATCGCAGGGGAACCTATTCCACACCTAACCCTGCTCACAGCCATTGCGGTCAGGACTAGTGGCTCTGGGCCTTATCCTAGAGGGAAAGTGGCTTCAGCCCTTCCTGCCCTGGCCTCCACCAACTTCCACTGACCACGTGTATTCCTGCTCTGGAATGAGGGATGTTTGAGGTAGCGGGTGTGTGAGGGGTCGTGGGGACTTAGGGAGGTGGGCTTAGGTGTGGGTGGGGACAACAGGGGAATGAGGGTGGGAGGCTTGGGGACAGTAGTTGGACTTGCGTGAGGTCAGGGCTTGGGACAGGGATGACGCTTGGGAAGGGGTGGGACATGGCTTGAGTGGGGGCAGGGCTTTGGCTTGGGTGGAGGCAGGGCTTTGTTAGGCATCGGACTTGAGTGGGGGatgggacatggggaggggtggggctcgGTGGGGGCAGGGATCGAACTTCCGTAAGCGTGGGGCTTGGAGTCAGGGGCTGGGCTTAGGTGGGGGTGGCgcttgggtgggggtgggacttGGAGGGGGGACAGGGATCAAACTTCCGTGAGGGGAGGCTTGGCGTCAGGGGTGGGGCTTAAGTCCTACGTCGTGTGTCAGTGGGGGCAAAGTTTGAGGGAGGGGGTGGATTTGAGGGCGGGGCAGTAATCACTGTAGGATCCCTCCCGTGCTAGCACTGTATACCAGTTgagaagtttcttttttgttgtttttgaattttattttttttacagcaggttcttattagtcatccattttatacacatcagtgcgtacatgtccatcccaatcgcccagttcgtcccaccccccccccccccgccccctgagCAGTTTCCTGTATCCCTGTACCAGAGTGCCTCTGTAGGCTCAGAATTGGCACAGCCTGAGCAGGGGCGTGTGGGGTAGAACCAGAGCAAAGTACCTCTGCCTTGCCTTGGACAGATGCAGTGAAGCAGTACCACCTCCCCAGCACCAGGAACTGCCTCTGGGCCGAGCTAGAGGGCAGGCCTGGTGTTGAGTGTGGGTGGAATCCCCGTATCTGCACTGCCCGTGGGTCCCTAGTCAGCATGGTGAACAGCTGTGACGTAGACCTATGTCGGGAGAGGCTTCTGTAACTTCCTGGCAAAAAGCGGGAGGGGTGGGGTTGCCTGCCAGGGTTTACAGGGTCTACAGGGTAGGGTCACACCTAGGGTGAGGGTTGTCTGTTTCAGCAGTGTGGCACTGTAGACCCTTTTTGGGTCCCTTTTCTGTCCCTGATTCTAGCTTCCACGCGGTTTGAAACGGTAGGCTACTGTTTTTCAGCACGTGATCCTTGCCGCCCAccccccatgtcccctcccctccagcgACAACAGGACACTTCTTTGGTTGGAGGCCAGTGACATCCCCTGTTGCTCCTTAACCTTTACCACATAGCACCCCTCTGCGATGGAAACCCATGGTCCACGCTGTTCTCAGTATCCACGGCAACACTGCAGCTTGTCACACGTTCTCCACACCCACCAGTTTCATTGCCTTGTGCAGAGAGAGCTCCAACCATCTTTCTCATTTGTCAGACATTCTCTGAGAAAGGAGGGAACTGCACATCTCCGTCCTCCAGCCTTTGCCCCAGAGAAGTGGGTACCAGGTGCCCTGGGCCTGAACAGCCCTGAGCCAGGGAGTGGGACAGCAGTGTCCTCTCCCGTTTGGCGGGCTTTGTCAGGCCCCTCCTCCTGACGCTGACCTTTTCACCACAGGCACCTGCAGTACACACAGAGGAGTCCTCGGACTTTGAGGAGGAGTGCACGGCAAGCCGAGGTCAGCAGGGAGGGGAGCTTGGCCTAAAGACACCTCTCCGGCAGATGACTGGGGAAGCCCTGAAAAGCAGGGCCTGAATCTCTGTGACCAGAAGTGGGGGTAGTGCGTGGGCTTTTAGtcggggtgggagggtgggagttaATGGTGCTCTCACCCCATTTGCATTATAGGCTGTGCAAACCCGGAACGATTCTGCCTCCACACTTGGCGTTGATTCAGAATTCCCTGAGTCCCGGTCAAACTCTGTGAGCTGACTACTGCCCCTAGTATTAGATCAGTCCACAGATAGTGGGAGCAATGCCTGTGAATCTGTTGGAGGATTGGTGCAAGGGCATGGACCTGGACCCCAGGAAGGCCCTGCTGATCGTGGGCATCCCTGTGGAGTGTAGtgaagaggaaattaaagagaCCCTGAAGGCGGGCTTACAGCCCCTGTGTGCCTACAGTGTGCTGGGCAGAATGTTCCGAAGGGAAGACAGCTCTAAGGCAGTTCTCATTGGATTGGCCGACCAGGTCAATTATGCCACGGTGCCGAGTCAGATCCCGGGAAAGGGAGGTACCTGGGAAGTGGTGGTGAAACCCCGTAGCCCAGATGATGAACTTATCAACAGACTGAACCACTTCCTGAAAGCTGAGGGCCGGAGGATGGTAGATGTGGTCAAAACCCTGGGGTATAGCACTCGCCCTGAGGAGGTACAGCCAGAAGGCTTGGCCCAAGTCAGGCCACCAGACCTGCAGCCTCCGCAGGAAAGCATGTGGTACCGAAAACTGAAGGTGTTTTCGGGAAGCACTTCCCCAGGCCCGGGCGAAGAGAGCTTTGAAGCCTGGCTGGAGCAGGTGACTGAGGTGCTGCAGATGTGGCGGGTGTCTGAGGTAGAGAAGCAGCGGCGTTTGCTGGAAAGCTTGCGCGGCCCCGCCCTGTCCATCATGCGGATGCTCCGGGCCACCAGTGACTCCATGACCGTGGAACAGTGCCTGGACGCCCTGAAGCAGATCTTCGGGAATAAAGAGAACTATAGAACCTCATATTTTAAGTTGCTCCAGACCTTGCAGAAGCCCGGAGAGAGAGCCTCTGCCTTCTTGCTACGGTTAGAGCCCGTGCTGCAGGACGCCGTGCGGCACAGCCCCTCGTCAGTGAGAAGCGCAGACGCGATTCGCCTGAAACACACCCTAGCCCAGGCCCACGTGAGCACCGGCCTCCAGGGCAAGCTCAGGCTCCTGGATCAGCGAGGCTGTGCGCCCACCTTCCTGGAGTTGATGAAGCTCGTTCGAGACGAGGAGGAGTGGCAGACCGCCATGGCAGTGaccagggagaggcagaggcaggtaGGAGGGGGCCACAGGGCCTCTGGCACCCAGGTAGCGGCAGAAGCCAGTGTCCCAGCCCCTCCGGTCATGGTGCGGGCAGGGCAGTTCCATGACATCAGCACTCAGACCGTCCAGGAAGGGGCCACCCTGCCACTGAAGCGCAGGCAGGTGCCATGCTGCCCCGAGACTGGGGAGGAAGGCCACAGCCAGGCAGCGTGTCCTAGGGCCGAGGACCAGCCCCCGGCAAAGCAGGCGCCTCAGCCTGCAGCAGAAGCGTCGGGAAACGAGATGcgggctggggccgtgagccaccCCAAGCCCTAGGAAGCATAGGCTCAAGATATCCAGGCACCCCCTCCCCTAGCAGGCAACACAGCTATTTTAACGAGGGGAAGGGGCAGTCCACAGAAACAGTGGGGGCCTTGACTGGGGCACAGGGGCAGGGCAGCCAGGCCGAGGCCCCGCCCCAACCCCCTCAGCATCCACCAGCTGTTAGGGACTCCACCAAGCAAGCCAACATCAGCTCAGGGAGGCACCGGCGACACAAGCGGGGAGCCACCATACGCAGCGCGAGGCGTACCCGAGCCTCAGACAGAGACCCCAACACAGCAGAGGCTGAAGAAGGTATAGTCGGGGGCTCTGGCGTCAGCCCTGTCTTCTGGCCACCCTCAAACGCCCACCCTGGGGGCTCTGAGCTACGGGTGTTGATGGGCCCCCAGGCCACGCGGGGCCTAGAGGCGCCTCCCCCGGGGCCGCCCCTGTCAGAAGGAGCCGGCGCTGGCGCTGGCGTGGAAGGGCTGTGGCGCAGAGAGGAGATGCCCCGGAGGGACACCGCAGGGTCCAACTTCAGGATCATCTACACCGCTCGAGGGGAGCCCCGGGAAGGCAGCACCCTGGAGCCTCTGCGCAGGTGAGGGCAGGAGCAAGTGTCCTCCCCCTGCAGCCTGAAAGGGCAGTAGGGGCAAGGACAGCAAACACTGAGGAGACGATCCCACGCGAGAGCGTCAGGTCAGCTTGGCAGGCAGGGCGCTGAGTACCTGGTTGCCCAGTACCCCACAACTGGCTTTGGTGTGAGTGGGGGTGCAGGGAAGCGTTTGTTccgaaggaggaggaggagggagacttggagaagagggggagggggaggggcaggagggggagggggtccGGGCAGGGTCCAAGAGAATTAGTTGGCGGGAGGAAGGAGTGTTTTGTTCTCCCTAGGTTTGTGCATGGCCACTGGAGTCCTGGGACTGGCCTGGAGAACCACAGCTCACCAGCTGCCAATGCCAAGGCCAGCCCCAAAGCCTGCCACCTGGGAGCAGCCCTGAGTGGCCGGCCCCGGCCTAGGTGAGGGGCACCTGCAGATGGCTGCCACCCACACTGGCCTGGGAGTCGTTAGGGGCCACTCAAGgtgcctgggcctccctcctgAGAGGGGACCCCTATTCACCATCCCCTGGGGCAGGTGGCTCCCTGTACTGGCAAGCCCAAATGTGTCCCTGTAGGCCCCAGAGGGACCCAGGTGTCAAGGAACCCCCCagcccccgctcccctccccccaacacacacaccctagCCATCGACCCCCCGCAGAGCCCTGCGGTGCGCCACGTGCCAGCCAAGGCTCTGGTCTCTGTGGGCCAGTGTCGTGAGCTCGACGTGTGCTTTCTGGGCATAGATTCAGGCCCAGCGCTGCCTGTTGTTGTGGAAATGTGCGTGTGTTCTCCTCTGAGCAGTTCCCCCAAGCCCTGCGCGGCGTGGAGACCCCGAGCCCAGTCCCAGGAGCCGGCGGGAAGGACGGGATGGACAAGGTCACAGCCAGCACCCACCCCAGGACCTGGGATCCCACCTGGGACCTTGGGAAGGAAGACCTTGACCGGGGCTGCAGGAGGTCTACGGGAGGCCCCCCAGGGCTTGTGTTCTGCTGGGCCACCCCGTTGTTCCTCGGGACTCCACGTCCCCGGCTCGGTGGCGCGTGCCCTGCTGTGGGACTGTCCTGTGGCCGCCATAGGGCAGGGCCGGGCCCCGGGCATGTGGGCCAGAAATGGAGGGTCTGCCCTGGGGGGAGCGGGCATGGCCGGCGCCCATCTTCCTGGCGAGAGGCCACCCGCGGGGCCCTCAGGAAGGGAGACTGTGGGGAGACGGAGGGCCGCCGGGTGGGGTGTAGCGGAGGCACCTTTTTGAGgacccgggggggggggggggggcgggaccCGTGGGCTCCGGTGGCCGTTAGAAGTTCCTCTGTGTGTTGTCATGCCCTCTGTTCAGTGGTTTCAGTCAAtgtttctgtttaataaatttcCCTGAACGTTTCATCTGAGTCTGGCCTCTGCTGTGGGCAATGGAGTGAAGGGGCTGCTGTGGTGGGGTCATGGTTGGGGGCAGCAGCAGTGGCCTGGCACCCCGAGTCGGCACGGAGGTACGGTCCGGGCAGGGTCCAAGAGGGTCCGTGTGGTCTCCTGGGCTGGATGGAGCCGGGCAGCAGGGCCTTGTGGGCACGGGCCATGGCTGGTTGGGTCCCCGGGAAACTCGGGGAGTCCCCGGGAACCAGTGGGTTAGGcgtcagggggagggggagggacggCAGGTAGGACCAGAAGCTCCAGGATCCCTGGCAGCTCTGTGGGGCTCGGGGTACCCAGACGGTTTAGAGAGGTCACGTGTGCCCTCCCAAGGACCAGCCGGCCACAGAAGGGTCCGGGCGTGAGGTCAGAGGCCCCTGCCCGGAACGCAGTGCAGGAttccggggtggggggtgtttgCCCACCTGCCTGAGATCCGTCTACCCCTGCCGGCCCACAGCGGCCTGCCCTGGTCTAGGCGCTGAGGGACGTTTGGAGACCTGGGGCTATGGGGTGGCTGAGGGAA is a genomic window of Phocoena sinus isolate mPhoSin1 chromosome X, mPhoSin1.pri, whole genome shotgun sequence containing:
- the PNMA5 gene encoding paraneoplastic antigen-like protein 5, translating into MPVNLLEDWCKGMDLDPRKALLIVGIPVECSEEEIKETLKAGLQPLCAYSVLGRMFRREDSSKAVLIGLADQVNYATVPSQIPGKGGTWEVVVKPRSPDDELINRLNHFLKAEGRRMVDVVKTLGYSTRPEEVQPEGLAQVRPPDLQPPQESMWYRKLKVFSGSTSPGPGEESFEAWLEQVTEVLQMWRVSEVEKQRRLLESLRGPALSIMRMLRATSDSMTVEQCLDALKQIFGNKENYRTSYFKLLQTLQKPGERASAFLLRLEPVLQDAVRHSPSSVRSADAIRLKHTLAQAHVSTGLQGKLRLLDQRGCAPTFLELMKLVRDEEEWQTAMAVTRERQRQVGGGHRASGTQVAAEASVPAPPVMVRAGQFHDISTQTVQEGATLPLKRRQVPCCPETGEEGHSQAACPRAEDQPPAKQAPQPAAEASGNEMRAGAVSHPKP